The proteins below come from a single Oncorhynchus tshawytscha isolate Ot180627B linkage group LG22, Otsh_v2.0, whole genome shotgun sequence genomic window:
- the LOC112222223 gene encoding androgen-dependent TFPI-regulating protein has product MATTMSWGSYLLIHVVIFSWYVFTLSANCSLKVTQGHPGAKTYGGRWKYLTFLNLVLQTVFFGLVVLIDIIHLILPSKNLRCGVPLLLVKLRDTIFTIWAFPIGTFVFLSFWSIYHYNRELVFPKFLDDIIPVWLNHAMHTVTLPLALLQMYIQPHRYGSKMRGLLGLSVLAVLYLGWVLWVHHVAGIWVYPIMERLSPMGLVIFLGVSSITVVPLYLLGEKLNHKIWKTTAVSAGPQRKKKK; this is encoded by the exons ATGGCTACGACCATGTCATGGGGATCATATCTCCTCATTCATGTAGTAATATTTTCATGGTATGTCTTTACCTTATCGGCGAATTGCTCATTGAAAGTCACACAGGGCCACCCAGGAGCTAAAACATATGGAGGCCGCTGGAAATATCTGACTTTCCTCAATCTG GTTTTGCAGACAGTGTTCTTCGGACTCGTTGTTTTGATTGACATTATCCACCTGATATTGCCATCCAAAAATTTGAGGTGTGGTGTACCTCTCCTCCTAGTGAAATTAAGAGACACCATTTTCACTATTTGGGCTTTTCCTATTGGGACA TTTGTGTTCTTGTCCTTCTGGTCGATATATCACTACAACAGAGAGCTGGTGTTTCCAAAGTTTCTAGATGACATTATTCCTGTCTGGTTGAACCATGCTATG CATACGGTCACCCTGCCATTGGCGCTGTTGCAGATGTATATTCAGCCTCATAGATATGGCAGCAAGATGAGAGGCCTTCTAGGTCTGTCTGTCTTAGCTGTTCTTTATCTGGGATG gGTTCTGTGGGTGCACCATGTGGCTGGTATCTGGGTCTACCCCATCATGGAGCGTCTGAGTCCTATGGGCCTGGTGATATTCCTGGGGGTGTCGTCCATCACCGTGGTTCCCCTCTACCTGCTGGGGGAGAAACTCAACCACAAGATCTGGAAGACCACTGCAGTATCTGCAG ggcctcagagaaagaagaagaaataa